The Caballeronia sp. Lep1P3 genome window below encodes:
- a CDS encoding DNA-deoxyinosine glycosylase: MKLAGFPPVGDARTHTLILGSFPGVASLDATQYYAHPRNQFWRLVGAVIGEPLHELAYAQRLSRLTDRGIGLWDVLAACEREGSLDSAIRNASPNDFAAFHARFPMLRKVCFNGKTSGKFAPVIAAAGYATLVLPSSSPANAILSFDQKLRIWRDILSTQ; this comes from the coding sequence ATGAAGCTCGCAGGCTTCCCGCCCGTCGGCGACGCGCGAACGCACACCCTCATCCTCGGCAGCTTTCCGGGCGTCGCATCGCTCGACGCCACGCAGTATTACGCGCATCCGCGCAACCAGTTCTGGCGGCTCGTGGGCGCGGTCATCGGCGAGCCGTTGCACGAACTCGCTTACGCGCAACGTCTTTCGCGTTTGACGGATCGCGGCATCGGGCTATGGGACGTGCTTGCCGCGTGCGAGCGCGAGGGCAGTCTCGATAGCGCGATCCGTAACGCATCGCCGAACGACTTCGCCGCGTTTCACGCGCGCTTTCCGATGCTCCGAAAGGTCTGCTTCAACGGCAAGACTTCGGGCAAGTTCGCGCCGGTGATCGCGGCGGCGGGGTACGCCACGCTCGTGCTGCCGTCGTCGAGTCCGGCCAATGCTATCCTCTCGTTCGACCAAAAATTGCGCATCTGGCGCGACATTCTTTCCACACAATGA
- a CDS encoding VOC family protein, producing MQLDTYLFFNGDCADALALYQAAFGAQIHTLIRFRDTPDAANVPPEWHDKVMHALFSLGANAVMVSDGQFGQPQRDYHGFTLSIGASDAQAGERVFNMLAEGGTVLTPWQSTFFTAGFGMLKDRFGVPWLINVVEQQAPAEAPPPPAAPDQP from the coding sequence ATGCAACTGGATACGTATCTTTTTTTTAACGGAGATTGCGCGGACGCCCTCGCGCTCTATCAGGCCGCATTCGGCGCGCAGATACACACGCTGATCCGCTTCCGGGACACGCCGGATGCCGCCAACGTGCCGCCCGAGTGGCATGACAAGGTCATGCACGCGCTGTTCAGCCTCGGTGCCAACGCCGTCATGGTGTCGGACGGACAGTTCGGCCAGCCGCAGCGCGACTATCACGGCTTCACGCTTTCCATCGGCGCGAGCGACGCCCAGGCCGGCGAGCGCGTCTTCAACATGCTCGCCGAGGGCGGCACGGTGCTGACGCCCTGGCAGTCCACCTTCTTCACCGCCGGCTTCGGCATGCTCAAGGACCGCTTCGGCGTGCCCTGGCTCATCAACGTCGTCGAACAACAAGCGCCGGCCGAAGCTCCGCCACCGCCCGCAGCACCCGATCAGCCCTGA
- a CDS encoding VWA domain-containing protein produces MLIDFFYSLRDAKLPVSVKEYLTLLEALKAQVIAPSLDEFYFLARMTLVKDEKYFDKFDRAFGAYFHGVAQLPDEAFDVPLDWLRKRLDREFTAEEKKRIEAMGGLDKLMERLKELMDEQKERHEGGNKWIGTGGTSPFGHGGYNPEGIRIGGESAGNRTAVKVWDERAYKDYDDQVEIGTRNIKVALRRLRRFAREGAAEELDLPDTIRSTAANAGWLDIKMVPERHNNVKVLMLLDVGGSMDDHIKRVEELFSAAKAEFKHLEFYYFHNCVYDYLWKNNRRRHTERTPTFDVLHKFTPDYKLIFVGDATMSPYEVLQPGGSVEYNNAEAGAVWLRRFADQFPRHAWLNPEPERLWEYRQSISAIRHVLGNRMYALTMAGLESAMRALSK; encoded by the coding sequence ATGCTGATCGACTTCTTCTACTCGCTGCGCGACGCGAAGCTGCCCGTGTCGGTGAAGGAATATCTGACGCTGCTCGAAGCATTGAAGGCGCAGGTCATTGCGCCGTCGCTCGACGAGTTCTACTTCCTCGCGCGCATGACGCTCGTCAAGGACGAGAAGTATTTCGACAAGTTCGACCGCGCGTTCGGCGCGTACTTTCACGGCGTCGCGCAGCTTCCCGACGAAGCGTTCGACGTTCCGCTCGACTGGCTCAGGAAGCGGCTCGATCGCGAATTCACGGCCGAGGAAAAGAAGCGCATCGAGGCGATGGGCGGCCTCGACAAGCTGATGGAACGCCTCAAAGAACTGATGGACGAGCAGAAAGAGCGTCACGAAGGCGGCAACAAGTGGATCGGCACGGGCGGCACGTCGCCGTTCGGACATGGCGGCTACAACCCGGAAGGCATTCGCATCGGCGGTGAATCGGCGGGCAACCGGACGGCCGTGAAAGTGTGGGACGAGCGCGCCTACAAGGATTACGACGATCAGGTCGAAATCGGCACGCGCAACATCAAGGTCGCGCTGCGTCGCCTGCGCCGATTCGCGCGCGAAGGCGCCGCCGAAGAACTCGATTTGCCCGATACCATCCGCAGCACCGCCGCGAACGCGGGCTGGCTCGACATCAAGATGGTGCCGGAGCGCCACAACAACGTGAAGGTGCTGATGCTCCTCGATGTCGGCGGCTCGATGGACGACCACATCAAGCGCGTCGAAGAGCTTTTCTCGGCGGCGAAAGCGGAATTCAAGCATCTGGAGTTCTACTACTTCCACAACTGCGTCTACGACTACCTGTGGAAGAACAATCGCCGCCGCCATACCGAACGCACGCCGACCTTCGACGTGCTTCACAAGTTCACGCCGGATTACAAGCTCATCTTCGTCGGCGACGCCACCATGAGCCCGTATGAAGTCCTGCAGCCGGGCGGCTCTGTGGAATACAACAACGCCGAAGCCGGCGCCGTGTGGCTGCGGCGCTTCGCGGATCAATTCCCGCGTCACGCGTGGCTCAATCCCGAACCCGAGCGGCTCTGGGAATACCGCCAGTCCATTTCGGCGATCCGCCATGTCCTCGGCAACCGCATGTACGCGCTCACCATGGCCGGCCTCGAAAGCGCGATGCGCGCGCTATCCAAATAA
- a CDS encoding chorismate lyase, giving the protein MSIPNDPVDVHWRAAPLASFTAHQKDWLTRGGSLTAHLRTLGTVTVDVTREAVDTPWHDESRALGITRRTPVWTREVTLKVDGVPFVVAHSIVALSHSTGVWQSMRRLRTRPLAELLYSDSSVSRSALVSRVLTARHPLYRLAVRQAQTNHALVARRSVFVRHGAPLMVTECMLDALWRRLAASHGATHHREHARACEHLASHAKRVAHGDAG; this is encoded by the coding sequence ATGTCGATCCCTAACGATCCCGTCGATGTTCACTGGCGCGCCGCGCCGCTCGCGTCGTTCACCGCGCACCAAAAAGACTGGCTCACGCGCGGCGGCTCATTGACCGCCCACTTGCGCACGCTCGGCACAGTCACCGTCGATGTCACCCGTGAAGCCGTCGATACACCTTGGCACGACGAATCGCGCGCACTCGGCATCACACGCCGCACGCCGGTGTGGACACGCGAAGTCACGCTGAAAGTCGACGGCGTGCCATTCGTCGTCGCGCACAGCATCGTCGCTTTGTCGCACAGCACCGGCGTGTGGCAATCGATGCGCCGCCTGCGCACGCGCCCGCTCGCCGAATTGCTCTATAGCGACAGCAGCGTGTCGCGTTCCGCGCTCGTGAGCCGCGTGTTGACGGCGCGGCATCCGCTGTATCGCCTGGCGGTCCGGCAAGCGCAAACAAACCACGCACTCGTCGCACGCCGATCGGTTTTCGTGCGCCACGGCGCGCCGCTGATGGTCACCGAATGCATGCTCGATGCGCTCTGGCGCCGGCTCGCCGCATCGCATGGCGCCACGCATCACCGCGAACATGCCCGCGCCTGCGAACACCTCGCGTCGCATGCAAAGCGCGTGGCGCACGGCGACGCCGGATGA
- a CDS encoding energy transducer TonB, whose protein sequence is MMKPAGRASAVSCNGFRFFIMALIDKLLARTAPTGAQKRKTIVRVLLDDAGHVQDVVLKMTCGDAQKDAHALEEVRKMRFARGQLGSGTVRRWHELAYSSE, encoded by the coding sequence ATGATGAAACCGGCTGGCCGCGCGTCAGCCGTTTCATGCAACGGCTTTCGCTTTTTCATCATGGCTTTGATCGACAAACTGCTGGCGCGCACCGCGCCGACCGGCGCCCAGAAACGCAAGACGATTGTTCGCGTGCTGCTCGACGACGCCGGGCACGTTCAGGACGTCGTCCTCAAGATGACGTGCGGTGACGCGCAGAAAGACGCCCACGCGCTCGAAGAAGTCCGCAAGATGCGCTTCGCGCGCGGGCAGCTCGGCTCGGGCACGGTGCGGCGCTGGCACGAACTGGCGTACTCCAGCGAGTGA
- the tal gene encoding transaldolase — MTSALDQLKQYTTVVADTGDFQQFVQFKPQDATTNPSLILKAVQKDDYKPLLEKTVKENAGKPMGQIIDHLLIAFGTEILKIVPGRVSTEVDARLSFDTKGSIDKGREIIKLYEGAGIDRNRVLVKLASTWEGIRAAEVLQKEGIRCNMTLLFSLAQAVACAEAGAQLISPFVGRIYDWYKKSAGAEWDEVKNGGANDPGVQSVRRIYAYYKKFGYKTEVMGASFRTVSQITELAGCDLLTISPDLLKKLADSNDTVERKLSPDAEQNENIEKINVDEPTFRFLVNEDAMATEKLAEGIRAFAADAIKLEKLIIALQ, encoded by the coding sequence ATGACATCCGCTCTCGACCAGCTCAAGCAATACACCACCGTCGTCGCCGATACGGGCGACTTCCAGCAATTCGTACAGTTCAAGCCGCAGGACGCGACCACCAATCCGTCCCTGATCCTCAAGGCCGTCCAGAAGGACGACTACAAGCCGCTGCTCGAAAAGACGGTCAAGGAGAACGCGGGCAAGCCGATGGGCCAGATCATCGATCATCTGCTCATCGCCTTCGGCACGGAAATTCTGAAGATCGTGCCGGGGCGCGTCTCCACCGAAGTCGACGCACGCCTCTCGTTCGACACGAAGGGGTCCATCGACAAGGGCCGCGAGATCATCAAGCTGTACGAAGGCGCGGGCATCGACCGCAACCGCGTGCTGGTGAAGCTCGCATCCACCTGGGAAGGCATCCGCGCGGCCGAAGTGCTGCAGAAAGAAGGCATTCGCTGCAACATGACGCTGCTGTTTTCGCTGGCGCAGGCCGTGGCGTGCGCCGAAGCGGGCGCGCAGCTCATCTCGCCGTTCGTCGGCCGCATCTACGACTGGTACAAGAAGTCGGCGGGCGCCGAGTGGGACGAAGTGAAGAACGGCGGCGCGAACGATCCGGGCGTGCAGTCGGTGCGCCGCATCTACGCGTACTACAAGAAGTTCGGCTACAAGACCGAGGTCATGGGCGCGAGCTTCCGCACCGTGAGCCAGATCACCGAACTGGCCGGCTGCGATCTGCTGACCATTAGCCCCGATCTGCTGAAAAAGCTCGCCGACAGCAACGATACGGTCGAGCGCAAGCTGTCGCCGGACGCGGAGCAGAACGAGAACATCGAAAAGATCAACGTGGACGAGCCGACTTTCCGCTTCCTCGTCAACGAAGACGCGATGGCGACGGAAAAGCTCGCGGAAGGCATCCGCGCGTTCGCCGCCGACGCAATCAAGCTCGAGAAGCTCATCATCGCGCTGCAGTAA
- a CDS encoding DUF3311 domain-containing protein has translation MAQDPGRTGQPRNRQWLWLLILPWIGVVWVPFYNKIEPTLWGFPFFYWYQLLWVLISAVITALVYTKTKALPSRRAGQGGAR, from the coding sequence ATGGCTCAGGATCCGGGCCGCACCGGACAACCGCGCAACAGACAATGGCTCTGGCTTTTGATCCTTCCGTGGATCGGCGTGGTGTGGGTGCCGTTTTACAACAAGATCGAGCCCACGCTGTGGGGCTTTCCCTTCTTCTACTGGTATCAGCTTCTCTGGGTGCTGATCAGCGCAGTCATCACCGCGCTCGTTTATACGAAGACCAAGGCGCTGCCTTCGCGCCGCGCGGGCCAAGGAGGTGCGCGATGA
- a CDS encoding benzoate/H(+) symporter BenE family transporter, translated as MTASSTTPPPLRLFSDTSVSAVVAGFVAMMTGYTSSLVLMFQAGRAAHLSDAQISSWIWALSIGMAACTIGLSLRFRAPIVVAWSTPGAALLVSSLPNVPYADAVGAFVVCALLLTAVGITGWFDALMKRIPPGIAAALLAGILFEIGIEIFRAAEHQTALVLAMFFTYLVVKRAMPRYAIPATLAAGVAVAGALGQLDFSRFHVALAHPVFTMPAFSLSAIVSIGVPLFVVAMASQNVPGIAVLRADGYATPSAPLISTTGIASLVLAPFGSHGVNLAAITAAICTGREAHENRDRRYTAAVWCGVFYLIAGTFGATIAALFAAFPKALVVSVAALALFGSIMSGLANAMHDARQREPALVTFMVTASGLTLLSIGPALWGLIAGVVTHLVLNVRRS; from the coding sequence ATGACCGCTTCCAGCACCACGCCTCCACCGCTGCGCCTTTTTTCCGATACGTCCGTCTCCGCCGTCGTCGCCGGTTTCGTCGCGATGATGACCGGCTATACGAGTTCCCTCGTGCTCATGTTCCAGGCGGGCCGCGCCGCGCACCTTTCCGACGCGCAGATTTCCTCGTGGATCTGGGCGCTCTCGATCGGCATGGCGGCGTGCACCATCGGACTCTCGCTGCGCTTTCGCGCGCCGATCGTCGTCGCATGGTCGACGCCGGGCGCGGCGCTGCTGGTTTCATCGCTGCCGAATGTCCCTTACGCCGATGCCGTCGGCGCGTTCGTCGTCTGCGCGCTGCTCCTGACCGCCGTGGGCATCACCGGATGGTTCGATGCGCTGATGAAGCGCATTCCGCCGGGCATCGCGGCGGCGCTGCTCGCGGGCATCCTCTTCGAGATCGGCATCGAGATTTTCCGCGCAGCCGAGCATCAGACGGCGCTCGTGCTCGCCATGTTTTTCACGTACCTCGTCGTCAAGCGCGCGATGCCCCGCTACGCCATTCCCGCGACGCTCGCGGCGGGCGTCGCCGTCGCGGGCGCGCTCGGCCAGCTCGATTTCTCGCGCTTTCACGTCGCGCTCGCGCACCCCGTCTTCACCATGCCCGCGTTCTCGCTGTCCGCCATCGTCAGCATCGGCGTGCCGCTTTTCGTCGTCGCGATGGCCTCGCAGAACGTGCCCGGCATCGCCGTGCTGCGCGCGGACGGCTACGCCACGCCGTCCGCGCCGCTTATTTCGACGACCGGCATCGCGTCGCTCGTGCTCGCGCCGTTCGGCTCGCACGGCGTCAATCTCGCGGCGATCACCGCGGCCATCTGCACGGGCCGCGAAGCACACGAAAACCGCGACCGGCGTTACACGGCGGCCGTGTGGTGCGGCGTCTTCTATCTGATCGCGGGCACTTTCGGCGCGACCATCGCGGCGCTGTTCGCGGCGTTTCCGAAGGCGCTCGTCGTATCGGTGGCGGCGCTCGCGCTCTTCGGCTCGATCATGAGCGGCCTCGCCAACGCGATGCACGACGCCCGCCAGCGCGAACCCGCGCTCGTCACGTTCATGGTGACGGCCTCGGGCCTCACGCTGCTGTCCATCGGGCCGGCGTTGTGGGGCTTGATCGCGGGCGTCGTGACGCACCTCGTGCTCAACGTCCGGCGAAGCTGA
- the mctP gene encoding monocarboxylate uptake permease MctP: MNITATFVFVLFFVGVTILGFIAAHWRKGDLGQLDEWGLGGRRFGTIVTWFLLGGDLYTAYTFVAVPALVFGAGATGFFALPYTILIYPFAFVVFPKLWSIAKRHGYVTAADFVHARYNSRMLALAVALTGIVATMPYIALQLVGIEVVIGALGFSTQGFVGDLPLIIAFAILAAYTYTSGLRAPAMIAVVKDVLIYITIIAAMIVIPAQLGGFGHIFGAVPPAKLLLKAPDAASLNGYSAYATLAVGSALALFLYPHSVTAILSSNSGNTIRRNMALLPAYSLVLGLLALLGYMALASGVKDMPEYASYFKAYGANFAVPALFLHYFPSWFVGVAFAAIGIGALVPAAIMSIAAANLYTRNVHREFVNRSMTPEQETNVAKLVSLIVKVGAVVFILALPLTYAIQLQLLGGIWIIQTLPALVLGLYTRVLDHRGLLIGWAVGIGVGTWMAVSLQLKGSIYTVHMFGHAVPGYAAVWALIVNLIVSVGVSVVVRAIGLKRSDDRTRPEDYLDVVES, from the coding sequence ATGAACATCACCGCAACTTTCGTCTTCGTGCTGTTCTTCGTCGGCGTGACGATTCTCGGCTTCATCGCCGCACACTGGCGCAAGGGCGATCTCGGCCAGCTCGACGAATGGGGTCTCGGCGGCCGGCGCTTTGGCACCATCGTGACGTGGTTCCTGCTCGGCGGCGATCTCTACACCGCGTACACGTTCGTCGCGGTGCCGGCGCTCGTGTTCGGCGCGGGCGCGACGGGCTTCTTCGCGCTGCCGTACACCATCCTCATCTATCCGTTCGCGTTCGTCGTGTTTCCGAAGCTCTGGAGCATCGCGAAGCGTCACGGCTACGTGACCGCGGCCGACTTCGTGCACGCGCGCTACAACAGCCGCATGCTCGCGCTCGCCGTCGCGCTGACGGGCATCGTCGCGACGATGCCGTATATCGCGCTGCAGCTCGTCGGCATCGAAGTCGTGATCGGCGCGCTCGGGTTCTCGACGCAAGGCTTCGTCGGCGACTTGCCGCTCATCATCGCGTTCGCGATTCTCGCGGCCTATACGTACACGTCCGGCCTGCGCGCACCCGCGATGATCGCGGTCGTGAAGGACGTGCTGATCTACATCACCATCATCGCCGCGATGATCGTGATTCCGGCGCAGCTCGGCGGCTTCGGCCATATCTTCGGCGCCGTGCCGCCCGCGAAGCTCTTGCTGAAGGCGCCCGATGCCGCGAGCCTCAACGGATACAGCGCCTACGCGACGCTCGCGGTCGGCTCGGCGCTCGCGCTCTTCCTGTATCCGCACTCGGTGACGGCCATCCTCTCGTCGAATTCCGGGAACACGATCCGCCGCAACATGGCGCTTCTGCCCGCGTATTCGCTGGTGCTCGGCCTGCTCGCGCTGCTCGGCTACATGGCGCTCGCGTCGGGCGTGAAGGACATGCCGGAGTACGCGTCGTACTTCAAGGCTTACGGCGCGAACTTCGCGGTGCCGGCGCTCTTCCTGCACTACTTCCCGTCGTGGTTCGTGGGCGTGGCGTTCGCGGCCATCGGCATCGGCGCGCTGGTGCCGGCGGCGATCATGTCGATTGCCGCAGCGAATCTCTACACGCGCAACGTGCATCGCGAGTTCGTCAATCGCTCGATGACGCCGGAGCAGGAAACGAACGTCGCGAAGCTCGTCTCGCTGATCGTGAAAGTGGGCGCGGTGGTGTTCATTCTCGCGCTGCCGCTCACTTACGCGATCCAGCTTCAGCTGCTCGGCGGCATCTGGATCATTCAGACGCTGCCCGCGCTCGTGCTCGGTCTCTATACGCGCGTGCTGGATCATCGAGGGCTGCTGATCGGCTGGGCGGTGGGCATCGGCGTCGGCACCTGGATGGCCGTGTCGCTGCAGCTAAAAGGCTCGATTTACACCGTGCACATGTTCGGCCACGCGGTGCCGGGCTATGCGGCGGTGTGGGCGCTGATCGTCAATCTGATCGTGTCGGTGGGCGTGAGCGTGGTGGTTCGCGCGATCGGCCTGAAACGCTCCGACGACCGCACGCGGCCTGAAGACTACCTGGACGTCGTGGAAAGCTGA
- a CDS encoding spermidine synthase: MTKLIKRASAEARAFGSKKNKSRAKSEPDDDDLANAPRIEAPRKPRFAPVTFSEEGGVRYLHFGTEWVQGAMRLKKPDHIELEYGQQMMAWLLFIETPERIVQLGLGAAALTKFCHRFLKRAKVEAVELNPAVVIAARAMFELPYDDARLTVTERDAWEFVNDRANHGTIGALQIDIYDATARGPVLDSVSFYRACRACLSREAGVVTINLFGDHPSFVRNMRHLNEAFDRRVIALPEVHDGNRVAIAFAGPALDVPFAALEKRAKLIESQLGLPARQWVKGIAESAGVPASGSFVI, encoded by the coding sequence ATGACGAAACTCATCAAGCGCGCGTCGGCGGAAGCTCGCGCGTTCGGCAGCAAGAAGAACAAGAGCCGCGCGAAGAGCGAGCCCGATGACGACGACCTCGCCAACGCGCCGCGCATCGAGGCGCCGCGCAAGCCGCGTTTCGCGCCCGTCACGTTCTCCGAAGAGGGCGGTGTGCGCTATCTGCATTTCGGCACCGAATGGGTGCAAGGCGCGATGCGGCTGAAAAAGCCCGATCACATCGAACTGGAATACGGGCAGCAGATGATGGCGTGGCTGCTTTTCATCGAGACGCCCGAGCGCATCGTGCAACTCGGGCTCGGCGCGGCCGCGCTCACGAAGTTCTGTCATCGCTTTCTGAAGCGCGCGAAGGTCGAAGCCGTGGAACTGAATCCGGCTGTCGTGATCGCGGCGCGCGCGATGTTCGAATTGCCCTACGACGACGCGCGCCTCACCGTCACCGAACGCGATGCGTGGGAGTTCGTCAACGATCGCGCGAATCACGGCACCATCGGCGCATTGCAGATCGATATCTACGACGCCACCGCGCGCGGTCCCGTGCTCGACAGCGTGTCGTTCTATCGCGCGTGCCGCGCCTGTCTCAGCCGCGAAGCGGGCGTCGTGACGATCAACCTGTTCGGCGATCACCCGAGCTTCGTGCGCAACATGCGCCATCTGAACGAAGCCTTCGACCGCCGCGTGATCGCGCTGCCCGAAGTGCACGACGGCAATCGCGTCGCGATCGCGTTCGCCGGTCCCGCGCTCGACGTGCCGTTCGCCGCGCTCGAAAAGCGCGCGAAGCTGATCGAATCGCAACTCGGCTTGCCCGCGCGCCAATGGGTGAAAGGTATCGCCGAAAGCGCGGGCGTGCCGGCGAGCGGTTCTTTCGTGATCTGA
- a CDS encoding GNAT family N-acetyltransferase: protein MSRWIEPVTLEGEHVKLVPLAAEHEKALSAAAADGELWKLWYTSVPSPDTARAYIEAAIDMRERLGAHPFAVIDTKTGDIVGSTRYFNVEAAHRRLEIGHTWYAKRVQRTALNTEAKLLLLGHAFDNLKAIAVEFRTHFMNHPSRAAIARLGAKQDGILRNHQIGRDGAYRDTVVFSIIESEWPAVRAHLKHRLDR from the coding sequence ATGAGCCGCTGGATCGAACCCGTCACGCTCGAAGGCGAGCACGTCAAGCTGGTCCCGCTCGCAGCCGAGCATGAAAAGGCGTTGTCGGCGGCCGCCGCCGATGGCGAACTGTGGAAGCTCTGGTACACGAGCGTGCCCTCGCCCGATACGGCGCGCGCGTATATCGAAGCCGCCATCGACATGCGCGAGCGGCTCGGCGCGCATCCGTTCGCGGTCATCGATACGAAAACGGGCGACATCGTCGGCTCCACGCGCTATTTCAACGTCGAGGCCGCGCACAGGCGCCTCGAAATCGGCCATACGTGGTACGCGAAACGCGTGCAGCGCACGGCGCTCAACACCGAAGCGAAGCTGCTTCTGCTCGGGCATGCGTTCGACAATTTGAAGGCGATCGCGGTGGAGTTCCGCACGCATTTCATGAACCACCCGTCGCGCGCGGCCATCGCGCGGCTCGGCGCGAAGCAGGACGGCATTTTGCGCAATCACCAGATCGGTCGCGACGGCGCGTATCGCGATACCGTCGTGTTTTCGATCATCGAATCCGAATGGCCGGCCGTGCGCGCGCATCTGAAGCACCGGCTCGATCGCTGA
- a CDS encoding FUSC family protein, with translation MFPSTSAQPRKSRARRLLSGLASPFFRYRHAKAIHAVRVALGMATSFIVTTGINVPHGSWASVSLLVVIGGLQHYGNIRKKAAERAIGTALGAAIGLALILVQTLFGSLTLFFLLMSAIAGACAYYAIGKAGYVALLTAITMVIVAGHGDSPFDVGLWRTANVLIGIAIALAFSFVLPQYATYSWRYRLADNLRECARLYGALLDGRPLIAEETARRFFVTSQRLVQSRALMDSVAKETRVPLARLEEIQRLHRSILAALEMLVTSMPDDPANTHGFALDCTKNEEAARHTLLQMARALRFGRVSLLYARAGAMEGMERAEESAHGMHWLAMRLTEQVDRLRVRVSEIERQWNIEGARPLNG, from the coding sequence ATGTTTCCATCGACATCGGCGCAACCGCGCAAGAGCCGGGCGAGGCGGCTTCTGAGCGGACTGGCGTCGCCATTCTTCCGCTATCGCCACGCGAAGGCGATCCATGCGGTGCGCGTCGCGCTCGGCATGGCGACATCGTTCATCGTCACGACCGGCATCAACGTGCCGCACGGAAGCTGGGCGTCGGTCTCGCTTCTGGTGGTGATCGGCGGCCTGCAGCATTACGGCAACATCCGCAAGAAGGCGGCGGAGCGCGCAATCGGCACGGCGCTCGGCGCGGCCATCGGGCTTGCGCTGATTCTCGTGCAGACGCTCTTCGGCTCGCTCACGCTCTTTTTTCTGCTGATGTCCGCGATAGCCGGCGCGTGCGCGTACTACGCCATCGGCAAGGCGGGCTACGTGGCGCTGCTCACGGCGATCACGATGGTCATCGTCGCGGGCCACGGCGATTCGCCTTTCGACGTCGGCTTGTGGCGCACGGCGAACGTGCTGATCGGTATTGCCATCGCGCTCGCGTTCTCGTTCGTGCTGCCGCAGTACGCGACGTATTCGTGGCGCTATCGCCTCGCCGACAATCTGCGCGAATGTGCGCGGCTCTATGGCGCGCTGCTCGACGGCAGACCGCTCATCGCCGAGGAAACGGCGCGCCGCTTCTTCGTCACGAGCCAGCGGCTCGTGCAGTCAAGGGCGCTGATGGATTCCGTCGCGAAGGAAACGCGCGTGCCGCTCGCGCGGCTGGAGGAAATCCAGCGGCTGCATCGCTCGATTCTTGCGGCGCTCGAAATGCTGGTGACGTCGATGCCGGACGACCCGGCGAATACGCACGGCTTCGCGCTCGATTGCACGAAAAACGAAGAGGCGGCGCGGCACACGCTGTTGCAGATGGCGCGCGCGCTGCGTTTCGGCCGCGTGAGTCTGCTTTATGCGCGCGCGGGCGCGATGGAGGGGATGGAGCGAGCGGAAGAATCGGCGCATGGCATGCACTGGCTCGCCATGCGTCTTACCGAACAGGTGGATCGGCTGCGGGTGCGTGTGAGCGAAATCGAGCGGCAGTGGAATATCGAAGGCGCACGGCCGCTCAACGGATGA